Below is a window of Streptomyces spongiicola DNA.
AAGAACCCCGAGGTCGACGCCCAGCTGGTGGCGCAGGCCGTGGCCGAGCAGCTGTCCTCCCGTGTCTCCTTCCGCCGTGCCATGCGCAAGAGCATGCAGTCGGCCATGAAGGCGGGCGCCAAGGGCATCAAGATCCAGTGCGGTGGCCGTCTCGGCGGCGCCGAGATGTCCCGCTCGGAGTTCTACCGCGAGGGCCGTGTGCCGCTGCACACGCTCCGCGCGAACGTCGAGTACGGCTTCTTCGAGGCCAAGACCACCTTCGGCCGCATCGGCGTGAAGGTCTGGATCTACAAGGGCGACGTCAAGAACATCGCCGAGGTCCGCGCCGAGAACGCCGCCGTCCGCGCCGGCAACCGCCCGGCCCGTGGCGGCTCCGACCGCCCGGCCCGCGGTGGCCGCGGTGGCGAGCGTGGCGGTCGCGGCCGCAAGCCGCAGCAGGCGGCCCAGGGCGGCCAGCAGCAGTCGGCCGAGGCTCCCAAGGCCGAGGCCCCCGCCGCTGCCGCTCCGGCTGCCGAGAGCACCGGAACGGAGGCCTGACCGAAATGCTGATCCCCCGTAGGGTCAAGCACCGCAAGCAGCACCACCCGAAGCGCAGCGGTATGTCCAAGGGTGGTACGCAGGTTGCGTTCGGCGAGTACGGCATCCAGGCGCTCACCCCGGCGTACGTGACGAACCGTCAGATCGAGGCCGCTCGTATCGCGATGACCCGTCACATCAAGCGTGGCGGCAAGGTCTGGATCAACATCTACCCGGACCGTCCGCTGACGAAGAAGCCCGCCGAGACCCGCATGGGTTCCGGCAAGGGTTCCCCGGAGTGGTGGGTCGCGAACGTCAAGCCCGGTCGGGTGATGTTCGAGCTGTCCTACCCGAACGAGAAGATTGCTCGTGAGGCGCTCACCCGCGCTGCTCACAAGCTTCCGATGAAGTGCCGCATCGTTCGGCGCGAGGCAGGTGAGGCGTGATGTCGGCCGGAACCAAGGCGTCCGAGCTGCGCGAGCTGGGCAACGAGGAGCTTGTCGGCAAGCTCCGCGAGGCCAAGGAAGAGCTGTTCAACCTCCGCTTCCAGGCGGCGACCGGTCAGCTCGAGAACCACGGTCGGCTGAAGGCCGTCCGCAAGGACATCGCCCGGATCTACACCCTGATGCGTGAGCGCGAGCTGGGCATCGAGACGGTGGAGAGCGCCTCATGAGCGAGAGCAACGTGACCGAGAACAAGACCGAGCGCAACGCCCGCAAGACCCGTGAGGGTCTCGTCGTCAGCGACAAGATGGACAAGACCGTCACCGTCGCCGTCGAGGACCGCGTCAAGCACGCGCTGTACGGCAAGGTCATCCGCCGTACGAACAAGCTCAAGGCCCACGACGAGCAGAACGCCGCCGGCGTCGGCGACCGCGTCCTCCTGATGGAGACCCGGAAGCTGTCCGCCACCAAGCACTGGCGCGTCGTCGAGATCCTCGAGAAGGCCAAGTAATTTTGCGGGGGCCTCCCGGAAGGGAGTCCCTCCGCATGCCCCCCGCTGGGGGAACCCCCGGGAGGGTGCTTCCCCAGCATCAAGTTCCGCCAGGCTCGGCGGGGCCGGTCCGCACGGACCGGCCCCGCCGGGAACCGGCAGACGATCAGGAGATAGACGTGATCCAGCAGGAGTCGCGGCTTCGCGTCGCCGACAACACCGGTGCCAAGGAGATCCTTTGCATCCGTGTTCTCGGTGGCTCGGGTCGCCGCTACGCGGGCATCGGTGACGTCATCGTCGCCACCGTCAAGGACGCGATCCCCGGTGGCAACGTGAAGAAGGGTGACGTCGTCAAGGCGGTCATCGTTCGCACCGTCAAGGAGCGCCGCCGCCAGGACGGCTCGTACATCCGCTTCGACGAGAACGCCGCCGTCATTCTGAAGAACGACGGCGACCCTCGCGGCACCCGTATCTTCGGCCCCGTGGGCCGTGAGCTGCGCGAGAAGAAGTTCATGAAGATCATCTCGCTCGCGCCGGAGGTGCTGTAAGCATGAAGATCAAGAAGGGCGACCTGGTCCAGGTCATCACCGGCAAGGACAAGGGCAAGCAGGGCAAGGTCATCGCCGCTTTCCCGCGCGACGAGCGCGTCCTGGTCGAGGGTGTCAACCGGGTCAAGAAGCACACCAAGGCCAACCAGCCGGGCCGTGCCTCCCAGGCCGGCGGCATCGTGACCACCGAGGCCCCCATCCACGTCAGCAACGTGCAGCTCGTCGTGGAGAAGGACGGCAAGAAGGTCGTCACCCGCGTCGGCTACCGGTTTGACGACGAGGGCAACAAGATCCGCGTTGCCAAGCGGACCGGTGAGGACATCTGATGGCTACCACGACTGCGCCGCGTCTCAAGACGCGCTACCGCGAGGAAATCGTCGGCAAGCTGCGTGACGAGTTCGCGTACGAGAACGTCATGCAGGTCCCCGGTCTGGTCAAGATCGTGGTCAACATGGGTGTGGGCGACGCCGCCCGCGACTCCAAGCTGATCGAGGGCGCCATCCGCGACCTCACCACGATCACCGGCCAGAAGCCGGCCGTCACCAAGGCCCGCAAGTCCATCGCGCAGTTCAAGCTGCGCGAGGGCCAGCCGATCGGCGCCCATGTGACGCTTCGCGGCGACCGCATGTGGGAGTTCCTCGACCGCACCCTGTCGCTGGCGCTGCCGCGCATCCGCGACTTCCGCGGTCTGTCCCCCAAGCAGTTCGACGGCCGGGGCAACTACACCTTCGGTCTCACGGAGCAGGTCATGTTCCATGAGATCGACCAGGACAAGATCGACCGCGTCCGGGGTATGGACATCACCGTGGTCACCACGGCGACCAACGACGCTGAAGGCCGTGCCCTTCTCCGTCACCTCGGCTTCCCGTTCAAGGAGGCGTGAGCGAGATGGCGAAGAAGGCTCTGATTGCCAAGGCCGCTCGTAAGCCCAAGTTCGGTGTGCGCGCGTACACCCGCTGCCAGCGCTGCGGCCGTCCGCACTCCGTGTACCGCAAGTTCGGCCTGTGCCGCGTGTGCCTTCGTGAGATGGCCCACCGTGGCGAGCTGCCGGGCGTGACCAAGAGCTCCTGGTAGTCCCCAGTCCGGTCCGTCGGCCCGAAGAGCCGCCCCGAGGGGCGGCGGCCGGGCGACGGGTGGGCGGGATTACCGGAGGCTCTCGGTAAGCAACGGGTCGGCGGGTCCCCGACTCACATGCCGTAGGCTTGTGGGGTTGGGCGCCCGCCGCCCTGAACGACTTACTACGCCGTAGGTCCCCGTGCCGCACCCGTCCCGCCCCTGTGCGGGGAGAGGGATGGCGCATACAGGAAACCCCGGCGAGAGAGGCCGAAGGCCAATTCATGACCATGACTGATCCGATCGCGGACATGCTGACCCGTCTGCGTAACGCGAACTCGGCGTACCACGACTCCGTGACGATGCCGCACAGCAAGATCAAGTCTCACATCGCGGAGATCCTCCAGCAGGAGGGCTTCATCACGGGCTGGAAGGTCGAGGACGCCGAGGTCG
It encodes the following:
- the rplE gene encoding 50S ribosomal protein L5, encoding MATTTAPRLKTRYREEIVGKLRDEFAYENVMQVPGLVKIVVNMGVGDAARDSKLIEGAIRDLTTITGQKPAVTKARKSIAQFKLREGQPIGAHVTLRGDRMWEFLDRTLSLALPRIRDFRGLSPKQFDGRGNYTFGLTEQVMFHEIDQDKIDRVRGMDITVVTTATNDAEGRALLRHLGFPFKEA
- the rpmC gene encoding 50S ribosomal protein L29 — its product is MSAGTKASELRELGNEELVGKLREAKEELFNLRFQAATGQLENHGRLKAVRKDIARIYTLMRERELGIETVESAS
- the rpsQ gene encoding 30S ribosomal protein S17 → MSESNVTENKTERNARKTREGLVVSDKMDKTVTVAVEDRVKHALYGKVIRRTNKLKAHDEQNAAGVGDRVLLMETRKLSATKHWRVVEILEKAK
- the rplX gene encoding 50S ribosomal protein L24, giving the protein MKIKKGDLVQVITGKDKGKQGKVIAAFPRDERVLVEGVNRVKKHTKANQPGRASQAGGIVTTEAPIHVSNVQLVVEKDGKKVVTRVGYRFDDEGNKIRVAKRTGEDI
- the rpsC gene encoding 30S ribosomal protein S3, with the protein product MGQKVNPHGFRLGVTTDFKSRWYADKLYKDYVKEDVAIRRMMTSGMERAGISKVEIERTRDRVRVDIHTARPGIVIGRRGAEADRIRGDLEKLTGKQVQLNILEVKNPEVDAQLVAQAVAEQLSSRVSFRRAMRKSMQSAMKAGAKGIKIQCGGRLGGAEMSRSEFYREGRVPLHTLRANVEYGFFEAKTTFGRIGVKVWIYKGDVKNIAEVRAENAAVRAGNRPARGGSDRPARGGRGGERGGRGRKPQQAAQGGQQQSAEAPKAEAPAAAAPAAESTGTEA
- the rplP gene encoding 50S ribosomal protein L16, with protein sequence MLIPRRVKHRKQHHPKRSGMSKGGTQVAFGEYGIQALTPAYVTNRQIEAARIAMTRHIKRGGKVWINIYPDRPLTKKPAETRMGSGKGSPEWWVANVKPGRVMFELSYPNEKIAREALTRAAHKLPMKCRIVRREAGEA
- a CDS encoding type Z 30S ribosomal protein S14, which gives rise to MAKKALIAKAARKPKFGVRAYTRCQRCGRPHSVYRKFGLCRVCLREMAHRGELPGVTKSSW
- the rplN gene encoding 50S ribosomal protein L14; protein product: MIQQESRLRVADNTGAKEILCIRVLGGSGRRYAGIGDVIVATVKDAIPGGNVKKGDVVKAVIVRTVKERRRQDGSYIRFDENAAVILKNDGDPRGTRIFGPVGRELREKKFMKIISLAPEVL